From a single Lolium rigidum isolate FL_2022 chromosome 7, APGP_CSIRO_Lrig_0.1, whole genome shotgun sequence genomic region:
- the LOC124674353 gene encoding light-regulated protein, chloroplastic-like has protein sequence MQAAIASPAVLPFAASVSCIRPAARRRNTIVAGTRKMPRSGVCAPAATGPAEVDYSSNVSVFPMEACDLVGGEACEAAEMYPETKLGGSSAVDVAGSRVREEEVEREYLAYDEPKTVFPGEACDDLGGEFCEAPYQTGVSKE, from the exons ATGCAGGCTGCCATTGCTTCGCCAGCCGTGCTGCCTTTCGCTGCAAGTGTGAGTTGCATCAGGCcagcagcgaggaggaggaacaccatcgTCGCCGGCACGAGGAAGATGCCACGCAGCGGCGTTTGTGCGCCTGCCGCCACGGGGCCCGCGGAAGTGGACTACAGCTCCAACGTCTC GGTGTTCCCAATGGAGGCGTGCGACCTGGTCGGTGGCGAGGCGTGCGAGGCGGCGGAGATGTATCCGGAGACCAAGCTTGGCGGCAGCTCTGCCGTTGATGTTGCTGGAAGCAGGGTGCGGGAGGAGGAAGTGGAGCGGGAGTACCTGGCCTACGACGAGCCTAAAAC GGTGTTCCCGGGTGAGGCGTGCGACGATCTGGGCGGCGAGTTCTGCGAGGCGCCTTACCAGACCGGTGTCTCCAAGGAATGA